Genomic segment of Juglans microcarpa x Juglans regia isolate MS1-56 chromosome 7S, Jm3101_v1.0, whole genome shotgun sequence:
AGAGTTACTATGTGTTGCTGCCTTGTGCAAATGTACTTTAAAATGACAGTTGATCCACTTACCAAAAAAATCAGAGagttgattttaaataatatatattgtatatgtATAAAGGTAGCCAGCtcaataagaataaaaaagagacCAAATCATTCTCCTTTTAAACGTGTCAACAAGGAATACAAAGTATAATCAACAATAAAACCCAAGTTGACAAAGCAAAATAAGATTCTGATTGGTATGTTGATAAAcagaatatgtaaaaaataaaaataatattcaactaATGTACCTTCCACACCCTCTTCTATATCCTCTAGACTGAAAATAGGCACAGTGGGGTCTACATGCTTGTTAGATTTCTTCTTGTCTGAACCCTTTTTACTAGACTTTGAACTCTTCTTTCGTGAACCACCACAGATTGACGATAGAACTCCAGGTTTCTTATGCTTAGGTTTGAGAGGTGGCTCATAACCATATAAAGCCGTTCTGTTAAAGACACATCCAGTACCCACATAAACAGGGCCTTGAATGCCATCCAAACCCCTCAAGTTAATCtgaaatttacaataaaaatatgtatcaaAAAGATGCTGGGCAGAAAGATAAACAATATATTAACAAATTCCCTAATGCTTGTTCAATCACTTAGGCACATAAAATACATCAGACATGCAACCACAATTAAAACTATTCAACAACTGCAGATAGCAACAAAGAACGATTTGCttaaatttgtgtttttttttttttgtgtgtgggGGGGGTAACAACTTACATCAAAGAAAACAGTATTACGGTTGGCATATCGATCATTCCTGTCAATACCATCAAATCTCTGTGGAAACTGAACATAGCAAACATGTTTCCCAAGGTTTGGATCCATGAGGAAGCACATAGCTTCCCTCAAGGCCTTGCTGTTGTTTATGTAGTGATCACAATCAAGATTCAACAAGAAAGGCCCATTGGTAAGGACTGCTGATACTCGAACCTGCAAGAGAGTGTTGGCCACCAAAGATAAGACACTTCTGGACATCAAAAGAATGAAGAACTCCAAATGCATATTGTTAATTACTCACAAGTGCATTCATAGCACCAGCCTTCTTGTGATGCTGAAAACCAGGACGCTTTTCACGAGAAACATAGACTAAACGTGGCAGCTCATTGCCCTCAGCATCAAGCCCCCCGCTTTGGCCCAAGAAGACCTTCACAAAGTAACCAAATGATACTTATACAAGAGAGCAGAGATACTAGAATCCACTTTAGAACCCAATGTATCAGAACACTAATTGGAAAGAGTAAGGGGTTGGGAAAGAAACTTAATGAGGATAACTTAACTTGTATACAAAAGGAGAAGGTTCTCAGGAGTAACTGGCACTATTCCCAACACCATTgtcatatatagattatttttatgaactTTAAAAACAGACTGAAATCTAACAAGCAGTAACTAACAGGGTTCAGCATAAACAGATCTACCGATATAACGGAGGAGATACCTGGATCATTCCTGGATGGTCTCTGACATTGTTTCCGGGCCATGGTGTACCATCTTGCATAATCCATCCTTCTTCAGGAACTTTTTGTGCCTTGGCAACAAGCCCATTAACACGGACTTTAAATTCTTCGTATTCTCTCTGCAATATGACATGAACAAGTAACATGagcacactttttttttttgggggggggggggggggggggggggggggggggggggggggggagggaagGGGAATGGCGTGGCAAGGTACATTGGGATGGTAAAACCTTACCTTCATAGCTCTACGATCTTTGACAAAGGATGTTTGAACCTTGTCTTTCAAGTAGTCAATCTTCTGTGCAAAGTAAAATTCTGGGGCTCGAGGCTCAATGCTATATTTCTTGCAGAAAGGAACCCATTTCCTCGCAAATTCTGATGTTTCAGACAAAGCTTCAAATGTTAACATAGCAGCTCCATCATCAGATACATAGCAAGAGACCTTATCAACTGGGTAGTCAACAGCAAGAATGGATAGCACAGTATTGGCTGTCACAAGAGGAGGTTCCTTCAATGGGTCAACAGTACTGACAAATATATCAACTGCAGCTAACTGTGAAGGTTCTCCCTCTTGGTCATATCTGTAATTCATATaaatatggaattttttttgtaagtgatcaaaaatttattgaacaattcaaaatatttaatttttttttcttgataagtaataagacaattcaaaacaaataactcaagtacacaggatggATACTAGAGAAATTTGGattcaaaattatataagaCGAAGAATAAAACTGAAATGACACAGCTACTCGAGAGTCCGAGACGCATGAATGCAGATCCGATCACCAAGTATGATAGCTGAGAGTAGGCGGAAAGATATTCTTACCTCAGAGAAAGCCTGTCAAGATATGTTTCACGGTTTACAGGCAGCCATTTAGGGAACTGATCCAATATCCAGGATATCGCAAACCAAACCTCACAAATCACAGATATTAACCACAGAGCATAGGCATTCGGCACAGGATTGGTGATTCGATAGTGCAAGAAAATGCAGAGAATAATGAGCCGCAGAACAATGACCATCCTATAAGGGTTTATTCTAGAAGATGGAATAGAAACCTTTCTTGAGAGAGGTTGCCGAGCTTCATCATTcctgcaaaacaaaacataagggACGTCAAATCAATTGCAGCTCTTCTGTGGAATTTAACAAACAAGTGATAATCATAGAAATCAAACTTGGGAAAATTGACTGAGCACCTATACTTGGTTCACACTCGGAACTCAATTTGCAAGTACTGCTAAAATGTAATAACCACTTTTGGCAAGTAAATATTAAGTAAAGTTTGTATAATCAAGAAAGCAAACTAGTAAGTCTTAAACTTGCATTCCAGAGAGTAAAACCTCaactaaatacaaaaaatagCAGCCAAAGATTCACAAGTTCAATCAAGAGGGAACCCACAGTAAAGAGTCATCCACAAGCACATCAGTGCTGGCATCAATATCTCCAGCCCCCCTTTCAGAATTGGCTTGGCCAGTGCTCATTGGAACAACATTCTTTTCCTGCTTCATTTTCCATCCATCAACTCTCTCTTTCCAGGCTACATTACCTAAGCTTGGTGAACCAAATTCCCTTGCTGGATCCACAATCCTAATATTAGCTGCAGAAAAAGTATAAGCAACACCGACATATCAATATCTGATAtcaacacaaaaacaaaagtatAGAGTTCATATTGCATGTGAAGGTGAGAGATATACGTGACTGATTAACATCAGATGCATAAGGAAGAGGATGCACGCGCTTTCCACCACCAACTGCAGGAGAAGCCATAGAAAGATGTTCGGGTGACGCAGCAGACAATTCTCCAGAAACCTGGATGTTAGTAATTGCCAAATGCTTACTTCCACTTCAAAAgtcatcccccccccccccccccaaaaaaaaaaacaaaacaaaaccaaaagacCGGAAGAAAATAGCATGtcagaagttttttttttgttacctCTGTTCCGTTAGTGAGCAGAGGAATGTGGTTGTGAGAAACCTCTTTACCATAAGTGGGAGTCCCAACGTCCTCCCCACGTCCATATGTCATATGCCAGCTCAACATGCGCTCAGCAATCTTCTGCTTTTGGTTTTGATCTTCTGAAGTGTAATTGAAGTCACTACCATCATCAGCATCAGCATCAGCATCCTCTCCTCCATCCCCGATGATTGCAGGACTTCCTGGAATTGGCAACACAAAGAGAAACAATATACAGTCAGAATATtgtgattaaaaattaaaaaaacccaCGGCTTTACCAGCAATACCGGACAAACCGTAGAAAGAAGTTCAGAGATGAAAGTGTGAGCATACCACAAAGATATACTATCAGAGTtgacaaaacatgttttctaattttacaacattcaataaatttatcatttttgcttTCATATTTGCAGTTTCCACAATGTTCATCTACATTGTCACAGACTCGTGAATAAGACACATAACAAGTTTGTTGCAGTTGACCTTGTTAGGAGAAATAGAATATGGATATTCTAAAATAAGTCGACTTTCTATACtgatccaaaaaataaataaaaacaacttaCTCGCAATCATGTTTTTCCCATGTTTCCTAGTGTGGCAGACTTTCCAGTTAGATAACACCTGACTTACCTTTATGCCTCTTATATCGGGTTTTGCATTGAGGGCAAGACTGATCCCCATCCTTCCTCTCATACTCATAGCAAGGCCTGCAAACAGGAAAAGCGCAAACATTGCAGGCAATGAATGGTTCACCATCTATAGTCTTCCCAACATTATCACTGCAAATCTGGCAGACCTGCCCGCCCAGGTTCTTTGTGGCCTTtgcctgaggcatcacattaaAAGATATAACATTCAGCAAATTTAGATACTGATAACATCAATTTGAATCAAGCAACAGAACAATCTAAACTAAGCTAGAGTTAttctttttttggataagtaaatGTAGCCCACAGTCTATggcaaatcaaaatcaaaggGGAACAAGAAAAACAGCGGAAAAGGTGAAAGCTCGATCTCTGCCAATCTGGCTGCTGAGAAAATGTAGAGGACAGAAAGGAAGAAACTAGAGAATCTTATTCTATTTCTTTCATCGCGTGGGACCTGAGATAACCACAATTACCACTCATCTGAACATAATGTAACTAGTGGACTAAGATGAGGGCaagatgttttattttcataatcaaaataaCACCGGGAATTTAACTATGAACATGTTTAACCTTTTCCTTGCCTCAGTTTTCTCATCAACAAAACAATGGGCAGATACGGAAGCTTTCCGACACTCACCCCAGTTTCTCCTTCCGAGTCCATTGGAACCCGCTTCTCTTAGCCCAGGTCGGTACAATGGATCAATATGGTAAATCAGTCTCAACGGGATCTACTCATGCCTCAAAGCTCTATGATTAAAAAACAagccttttataaaatgaaagccCAGATCTCCATAGAAGTacctgaaaataattaaaagaatcagTTTATCTCCTTCAACAGTGATCAATAGTTCCTAtaaatgaaaatttgtaaatttacatgTTCTATTTGGTAGCTGAGAAAACATACGAAAAGAAAAACTAGCCAGTCAAAATTCCAATCTTGGAGGAGTTCGCAGTGTTTATGAACTGAGCACTTCGCTATATAACTCTTCCTCGGTTTTCTCAACAACCGGAATCATAATTCTAACGCAATTTTCAGAAGAAACGCAGCTCTCGTTTCTCACTTTGCACAGCAACGAAACACATCCCACTGGCGGCACTTACCTAAAAGACGCGATCTTTGTGCGAAAAACAACTCGATCAGTTGGATTTCCAAGGACCCAGTGAAATTCTCCGGAAAATTCACCAAAATCTCCTACAGATCCCGTACCAAGaatccagagagagagagagagagagagagagagagagtcgaagTGGGGGAGACAGATCGAATGACCCAAGTGGACGAGCAATGCAAAGCGAAGCCCAGCTCTGTCTCTCACTGTGAGAGAAGCGTGTACGGTGTTACTGCCgatgattgtaaaaaaatatatatatatatatataaaaatataattcacaGGCAATGGCTTCGAGGAAACGAAAGGGACATAGCAACCACGAGCTTAAAAGAGTTCCACCGACAGTCTCTATATATTCCGTGCGTGGTAGAGGGTGATCTGATCACAGTAATCATACAGTCCAATCATTTGATTTGTATTGgttttatcaaagaaaaatgttattcggataataaataactttttactcatttaaaaacttatgaatgatatatttatttatttattactgaTAACTTCATGATCTTGTTATATAATtcaatatttctcatttctttaaaatttttatagaagTGACATTTTGGATTAATATCGGGAAAAATTGCTCGAACCTGATTCTATTCTGCATTTGTCTTTTATGATTACGACAGCATTCAATTATCGATAACTAGATTTCAAGCAAATATAAGGGTCGATTAGTTTGGATAAAGCCCTGAATGTGCATGCTTCTGGAGAATCTAAAAACAGA
This window contains:
- the LOC121241416 gene encoding cellulose synthase A catalytic subunit 3 [UDP-forming]-like — protein: MDSEGETGAKATKNLGGQVCQICSDNVGKTIDGEPFIACNVCAFPVCRPCYEYERKDGDQSCPQCKTRYKRHKGSPAIIGDGGEDADADADDGSDFNYTSEDQNQKQKIAERMLSWHMTYGRGEDVGTPTYGKEVSHNHIPLLTNGTEVSGELSAASPEHLSMASPAVGGGKRVHPLPYASDVNQSPNIRIVDPAREFGSPSLGNVAWKERVDGWKMKQEKNVVPMSTGQANSERGAGDIDASTDVLVDDSLLNDEARQPLSRKVSIPSSRINPYRMVIVLRLIILCIFLHYRITNPVPNAYALWLISVICEVWFAISWILDQFPKWLPVNRETYLDRLSLRYDQEGEPSQLAAVDIFVSTVDPLKEPPLVTANTVLSILAVDYPVDKVSCYVSDDGAAMLTFEALSETSEFARKWVPFCKKYSIEPRAPEFYFAQKIDYLKDKVQTSFVKDRRAMKREYEEFKVRVNGLVAKAQKVPEEGWIMQDGTPWPGNNVRDHPGMIQVFLGQSGGLDAEGNELPRLVYVSREKRPGFQHHKKAGAMNALVRVSAVLTNGPFLLNLDCDHYINNSKALREAMCFLMDPNLGKHVCYVQFPQRFDGIDRNDRYANRNTVFFDINLRGLDGIQGPVYVGTGCVFNRTALYGYEPPLKPKHKKPGVLSSICGGSRKKSSKSSKKGSDKKKSNKHVDPTVPIFSLEDIEEGVEGAGFDDEKSLYMSQMSLEKRFGQSAVFVASTLMENGGVPQSATPENLLKEAIHVISCGYEDKTDWGREIGWIYGSVTEDILTGFKMHARGWRSIYCMPKRPAFKGSAPINLSDRLNQVLRWALGSVEILLSRHCPIWYGYGGRLKWLERFAYVNTTIYPITAIPLLMYCTLPAVCLLTNKFIIPQISNIASIWFISLFLSIFATGILEMRWSGVGIDEWWRNEQFWVIGGVSAHLFAVFQGLLKVLAGIDTNFTVTSKASDEDGDFAELYMFKWTTLLIPPTTLLIINLVGVVAGISYAINSGYQSWGPLFGKLFFAFWVIIHLYPFLKGLMGRQNRTPTIVVVWSILLASIFSLLWVRIDPFTTRVTGPDIELCGINC